One part of the Longimicrobium sp. genome encodes these proteins:
- a CDS encoding FAD-dependent oxidoreductase yields the protein MSRRGFVAAAAGIAAAAIVGCAPKSGRALAGGFVDDGGARGHRLRDGARFPAPRRTVRMPLVIVGGGVAGLSAAWRLAKRGFDGFALLELEDRAGGNARWGENEVSAYPWAAHYVPVPGRETVLVRELFEELGVWKDGGWDETVLVQAPKERLYRFGAWREGLREPLMDSAADRAEFRRFDQEMAEMRATGAFTLPLSAGARPSPLDGGSMARWLDERGFRSPALRWYVDYACRDDYGALAADVSAWAGVHYFASRPPEDDELGPLAWPEGNGWIVRRLMERLGRFVSTGTTVHRVERRGAGMRVLAGDAEYVCDAVVWAAPSFVASRVVEGAPAVDFAYSPWLTANLTLDRWPGENGFPPAWDNVIANSPGLGYVVANHQTLRTFQDRWVWTYYHALAHASPSAARRSLLAGTWRDAADAVLADLERAHPDVRRCVRRIDIMRMGHAMVRPTPGFLASPARLQLRAAAGPVFYAHSDLSGLSLFEEAQSRGVTAAERALAYLGGGAGDEP from the coding sequence ATGTCGAGGCGCGGGTTCGTGGCGGCCGCGGCGGGGATCGCGGCGGCGGCGATCGTGGGGTGCGCGCCGAAGTCGGGGCGCGCGCTCGCCGGCGGCTTCGTGGACGACGGCGGCGCGCGCGGGCACCGCCTCCGCGACGGGGCGCGCTTTCCCGCGCCCCGGCGGACCGTGCGCATGCCGCTGGTGATCGTGGGCGGGGGCGTGGCGGGGCTCTCGGCGGCGTGGCGGCTGGCGAAGCGCGGCTTCGACGGCTTCGCGCTGCTGGAGCTGGAGGACCGCGCCGGCGGCAACGCGCGCTGGGGGGAGAACGAGGTGTCGGCGTATCCCTGGGCCGCGCACTACGTTCCCGTCCCCGGCCGCGAGACCGTGCTGGTGCGCGAGCTGTTCGAGGAGCTGGGGGTGTGGAAGGACGGGGGATGGGACGAGACCGTGCTGGTGCAGGCGCCGAAGGAGCGTCTGTACCGCTTCGGCGCGTGGCGCGAGGGGCTGCGCGAGCCGCTGATGGACTCCGCCGCCGACCGCGCCGAGTTCCGCCGCTTCGACCAGGAGATGGCGGAGATGCGGGCCACCGGCGCCTTCACCCTCCCGCTCTCCGCCGGCGCACGGCCGTCGCCGCTGGACGGTGGGTCGATGGCGCGCTGGCTGGACGAGCGCGGCTTCCGCTCGCCCGCGCTGCGCTGGTACGTGGACTACGCCTGCCGCGACGACTACGGTGCACTGGCGGCCGACGTCTCGGCCTGGGCGGGCGTCCACTACTTCGCCAGCCGCCCGCCCGAGGACGACGAGCTGGGGCCGCTCGCCTGGCCCGAGGGGAACGGCTGGATCGTGCGGCGGCTGATGGAGCGGCTCGGCCGATTCGTCTCCACCGGCACCACGGTGCATCGGGTGGAGCGGCGCGGGGCGGGGATGCGGGTGCTGGCGGGGGATGCGGAATACGTCTGCGACGCGGTGGTGTGGGCCGCGCCCTCGTTCGTGGCGAGCCGCGTGGTGGAGGGCGCGCCGGCGGTGGACTTCGCGTATTCGCCCTGGCTCACCGCCAACCTCACGCTGGACCGCTGGCCCGGGGAGAACGGCTTCCCTCCGGCGTGGGACAACGTGATCGCGAACTCGCCCGGGCTGGGGTACGTGGTGGCCAACCACCAGACGCTGCGCACCTTCCAGGATCGCTGGGTGTGGACCTACTACCACGCCCTGGCCCACGCCTCGCCCTCCGCCGCGCGGCGCTCGCTGCTCGCCGGCACCTGGCGCGACGCGGCGGACGCGGTGCTCGCCGACCTGGAGCGCGCGCACCCCGACGTGCGCCGATGCGTGCGCCGCATCGACATCATGCGCATGGGCCACGCGATGGTGCGGCCTACCCCCGGCTTCCTCGCCTCCCCCGCGCGGCTCCAGCTCCGCGCCGCCGCCGGGCCCGTGTTCTACGCCCACTCCGACCTGAGCGGCCTCTCGCTCTTCGAGGAGGCCCAGTCGCGCGGCGTCACCGCGGCCGAGCGGGCGCTCGCGTACCTGGGCGGCGGGGCGGGGGACGAGCCATGA
- a CDS encoding response regulator — translation MSTKILLVEDNEDNQEIYRCILAHYGYDVLQAFDGGHGVEMARAHGPDLILMDLTMPVVDGLQATRMLKADPATAAIPIVALTAHTQREDFAAAEAAGCDAYLTKPVEPQRVAAEVRRILALSRDEGAAGPARRDETTIPHERPSRETDG, via the coding sequence ATGAGCACGAAGATCCTGCTGGTCGAGGACAACGAGGACAACCAGGAGATCTACCGCTGCATCCTGGCCCACTACGGCTACGACGTGCTGCAGGCGTTCGACGGCGGGCACGGGGTGGAGATGGCCCGCGCGCACGGCCCCGACCTGATCCTGATGGACCTGACCATGCCGGTGGTCGACGGGCTGCAGGCCACGCGGATGCTGAAAGCCGACCCCGCCACCGCCGCCATCCCCATCGTGGCGCTCACCGCGCACACCCAGCGCGAGGACTTCGCGGCCGCCGAGGCGGCCGGGTGCGACGCGTACCTCACCAAGCCGGTGGAGCCCCAGCGCGTGGCGGCCGAGGTCCGGCGCATCCTCGCGCTCTCGCGCGACGAGGGCGCGGCCGGGCCTGCGCGCCGCGACGAAACGACGATTCCCCACGAGCGGCCGAGCCGCGAAACGGATGGATGA
- a CDS encoding GAF domain-containing sensor histidine kinase: MSTDLSPAAALDGCAFLAEASRRLAESVDYEQTLKTVAALALPRLGDWSIVDLAEPDGSMRRLAVVHPDPDKQALARRLEVDWPPERDDPLGVPVVVRTRATTSTDPVTDDFLAGAARDPGHLETLRRLGIASAITVPLLAREQVLGAITFVGSRPGRGHTEQDRALAEDLAGRCALSIAHMRMVEELKKSVLLRDQVLGYVTHDLKNPLGAIVLVASQILAEARTPREQFTRQEQIGAAERILAATVHMQRLIGDLLEVAQIGAGGVSIHPRPVRPAAVVEDVLYTYAPGLAARSLRLEAAVTGELPLLRADPGRLRQVFENLLENAAKFTPEGGVITLGAARFDGSVLFSVADTGAGVPRDQMPRLFDRFWQARWPGVGSAGLGLTICKGIVEAHGGAIWAESAVGRGSTFYFRIPVQ; the protein is encoded by the coding sequence ATGTCCACGGACCTTTCTCCGGCGGCCGCGCTGGACGGGTGCGCCTTCCTGGCCGAGGCCAGCCGCCGCCTGGCCGAGTCGGTGGACTACGAGCAGACGCTGAAGACGGTGGCGGCGCTGGCGCTCCCCCGGCTGGGCGACTGGAGCATCGTGGACCTGGCCGAGCCCGACGGCTCCATGCGGCGCCTGGCGGTGGTGCACCCCGACCCCGACAAGCAGGCGCTGGCACGGCGGCTGGAGGTGGACTGGCCCCCCGAGCGCGACGATCCCCTGGGGGTGCCGGTGGTGGTGCGCACGCGCGCGACCACGTCCACGGACCCCGTCACCGACGACTTCCTGGCCGGCGCCGCCCGCGACCCCGGGCACCTGGAAACGCTCCGCCGGCTCGGCATCGCCTCGGCGATCACCGTGCCGCTGCTGGCGCGCGAGCAGGTGCTGGGCGCCATCACCTTCGTGGGCAGCCGGCCGGGGCGCGGGCACACGGAGCAGGACCGGGCGCTGGCCGAGGACCTGGCCGGCCGGTGCGCGCTGTCCATCGCCCACATGCGGATGGTGGAGGAGCTGAAGAAGAGCGTGCTGCTGCGCGACCAGGTGCTGGGGTACGTGACGCACGACCTGAAGAACCCGCTGGGAGCCATCGTGCTGGTGGCGTCGCAGATCCTGGCCGAGGCGCGGACGCCGCGCGAGCAGTTCACGCGGCAGGAGCAGATCGGCGCGGCCGAGCGGATCCTGGCGGCCACCGTGCACATGCAGCGCCTGATCGGCGACCTGCTGGAGGTGGCGCAGATCGGGGCCGGGGGGGTGAGCATCCACCCGCGGCCGGTACGCCCCGCCGCGGTGGTCGAGGACGTCCTCTACACCTACGCACCCGGGCTGGCCGCGCGGTCGCTGCGGCTCGAGGCCGCCGTCACCGGCGAGCTCCCGCTCCTGCGCGCCGACCCGGGGCGGCTTCGGCAGGTGTTCGAGAACCTGCTGGAGAACGCCGCCAAGTTCACGCCCGAGGGCGGCGTCATCACGCTGGGCGCGGCCCGGTTCGACGGCTCGGTGCTCTTCTCCGTGGCCGACACCGGGGCCGGCGTTCCCAGGGACCAGATGCCGCGCCTGTTCGACCGCTTCTGGCAGGCGCGCTGGCCGGGCGTGGGCAGCGCGGGGCTGGGGCTGACCATCTGCAAGGGGATCGTGGAGGCGCACGGCGGCGCGATCTGGGCCGAAAGCGCGGTGGGCCGGGGAAGCACCTTCTACTTCCGCATCCCCGTGCAGTGA
- a CDS encoding TetR/AcrR family transcriptional regulator, whose product MERTRVRKRAPEDVRREQILRGAFEVASRDGIGGMTIRAVAAEAAVSHALVVHYFQTRERLVHALLDWLIGTTSVLHVSDDVARFPRALDRLHALLQQEMARLGHQPRHTRLFFEFWALGARHEEIRARIGAELERYRAAFRDIMQELLLAEPATFPGATADGMAAVAVSWIHGCAVQAMIDPAHFDTGDFLAAVRAMIGRLA is encoded by the coding sequence ATGGAGCGGACGAGGGTGCGGAAGCGGGCCCCGGAAGACGTGCGGCGCGAGCAGATCCTGCGCGGCGCCTTCGAGGTGGCGTCGCGCGACGGGATCGGGGGGATGACCATCCGGGCGGTGGCCGCCGAGGCGGCGGTCAGCCACGCGCTGGTGGTGCACTACTTCCAGACGCGCGAGCGACTGGTGCACGCGCTGCTGGACTGGCTGATCGGCACCACCTCGGTGCTGCACGTGTCGGACGACGTCGCCCGCTTTCCGCGCGCGCTGGACCGGCTGCACGCGCTGCTGCAGCAGGAGATGGCGCGCCTGGGCCACCAGCCGCGGCACACGCGGCTCTTCTTCGAGTTCTGGGCGCTGGGCGCCCGCCACGAAGAGATCCGGGCGCGCATCGGCGCCGAGCTGGAGCGCTACCGCGCGGCCTTCCGCGACATCATGCAGGAGCTTCTTCTCGCCGAGCCCGCCACCTTCCCCGGCGCCACGGCCGACGGGATGGCGGCGGTGGCGGTCAGCTGGATCCACGGGTGCGCGGTGCAGGCCATGATCGACCCCGCGCACTTCGACACCGGCGACTTCCTGGCCGCGGTGCGCGCCATGATCGGGCGGCTGGCGTGA
- a CDS encoding chemotaxis protein CheB: MKRAPAGSQRPAGKGAPGPAPLAVVGIGASAGGLKALQLFFDAVPAASGMAWVVIMHLDPERESRIAALLQDRTPLPVTQVTRAAPVEADHVYVIPPGHDLSMDDGVIRVHDRGAGLHLPIDLFLTSLAAAYGADAVGVVLSGTGSDGTSGIRSVKESGGITVAQDPAEAEYDGMPDSAIATGQVDLVLPAGRIPAELLRLRRVPPPLSVEASAGAGTSDSAAASDVATEAQLARVFAALRAATGHDFSRYKRATVLRRLERRLRFNGAQSLEDYLPLLRAGQAEPAALVRDLLISVSGFFRDEEAFAALAAAIPALFEGKGPDDAVRVWVVGCATGEEAYSIGILLREHAATLESPPQIQMFATDIDEKGYAWGREALYPASAVAAIPPGRLRRFFAREAGGYRVGTPLREGVLFAVHNVLHDPPFSRMDLISCRNLLIYLQPPAQAQVMETFHYALRAGGLLFLGASESAGDSGLFAQAAPGQRLYRRNAGPRVPPRLSAADPRARGAPAPGDGAPQRGPFAYGPLHLRMLEAYAPASLVVNERLEVVHLSGGAGRYLHLGQGEPSRDLVGLARGDLRMELRAALYQAFEKGEATTRTVADGDGGPPVRLRMHPPVGTAETGRFALVVLEEEPPAAPRPDGDGAGGAREVARLEAELRRAREQLEHASAARDRTVEELQAANEELRSINEEQKAASEELETSREEIQSVNEELTTINQEHQNTIEELKRTNADLQNLVESSEIGTIFLDHELRVRRFTPSVGALFNFVATDVGRPLAHITHGLDYPALLADARSVLASGERVEREAASGGGAWFIVRINPYRSPERGVDGVVLTFFDITALKAVEDELREAKAVAEKANLAKGTFLATLSHEFRTPLNGMLGYADILHLDGPLNAAQLRKVDRIKAGGWHLAGMIDEILAFALRDEGRDSVRRERVDARAVARAAQELVEPAAQAKGLAFEVDLPAGAVGLETDAGKLRQVLVNLCGNAVKYTERGEVRLAVREEGGEVVFEVRDTGIGIAPEHHARVFDRFWQVESAATRAFGGMGIGLAAAREFSRLLGGDVEVESEPGAGSTFRVRLPRTRGEG, translated from the coding sequence ATGAAGCGCGCGCCCGCCGGTTCCCAGCGGCCGGCCGGGAAGGGCGCGCCCGGCCCCGCCCCGCTGGCGGTGGTGGGGATCGGCGCGTCGGCGGGGGGGCTGAAGGCGCTGCAGCTCTTCTTCGACGCGGTGCCGGCCGCCAGCGGAATGGCGTGGGTGGTGATCATGCACCTGGACCCCGAGCGCGAGAGCCGCATCGCCGCGCTGCTGCAGGACCGCACCCCGCTTCCCGTCACGCAGGTCACCCGCGCGGCCCCGGTCGAGGCCGACCACGTGTACGTCATCCCCCCCGGCCACGACCTGTCGATGGACGACGGGGTGATCCGCGTGCACGACCGCGGCGCCGGGCTGCACCTTCCCATCGATCTCTTCCTCACCTCGCTGGCCGCCGCGTACGGCGCCGACGCGGTGGGGGTGGTGCTCTCGGGAACCGGCTCCGACGGGACGTCGGGGATCCGCTCGGTGAAGGAGAGCGGCGGGATCACGGTGGCGCAGGACCCCGCCGAGGCCGAGTACGACGGGATGCCCGACAGCGCCATCGCCACCGGGCAGGTGGACCTGGTGCTCCCCGCCGGCCGCATTCCCGCCGAGCTGCTCCGCCTGCGCAGGGTGCCCCCGCCGCTCTCCGTCGAGGCCTCCGCCGGCGCCGGGACCTCCGACAGCGCCGCAGCCTCCGACGTGGCCACCGAGGCGCAGCTGGCCCGGGTCTTCGCCGCGCTGCGGGCCGCCACCGGGCACGACTTCAGCCGGTACAAGCGCGCCACCGTGCTGCGCCGCCTGGAGCGGCGCCTGCGCTTCAACGGCGCGCAGTCGCTGGAGGACTACCTTCCCCTGCTGCGCGCGGGCCAGGCCGAGCCGGCGGCGCTCGTGCGCGACCTGCTGATCTCGGTGAGCGGCTTCTTCCGCGACGAGGAGGCGTTCGCCGCGCTGGCCGCGGCCATCCCCGCGCTCTTCGAGGGAAAGGGGCCCGACGACGCGGTGCGCGTGTGGGTGGTGGGGTGCGCCACCGGCGAGGAGGCGTACTCCATCGGCATCCTGCTGCGCGAGCACGCCGCCACGCTCGAGAGCCCGCCCCAGATCCAGATGTTCGCCACCGACATCGACGAGAAGGGGTACGCCTGGGGGCGCGAGGCGCTGTACCCGGCCTCGGCCGTCGCCGCCATCCCGCCCGGGCGGCTGCGCCGCTTCTTCGCGCGCGAGGCGGGCGGCTACCGCGTGGGAACGCCGCTGCGCGAGGGGGTGCTGTTCGCCGTGCACAACGTGCTGCACGACCCCCCGTTCTCGCGGATGGACCTGATCAGCTGCCGCAACCTGCTCATCTACCTGCAGCCCCCGGCGCAGGCGCAGGTGATGGAGACCTTCCACTACGCCCTGCGCGCCGGCGGGCTGCTCTTCCTGGGGGCGTCGGAGTCGGCCGGCGACAGCGGCCTGTTCGCGCAGGCGGCCCCCGGCCAGCGGCTGTACCGGAGGAACGCCGGGCCGCGGGTGCCGCCGCGGCTTTCCGCGGCCGACCCGCGGGCGCGCGGCGCCCCGGCCCCCGGCGATGGCGCCCCGCAGCGGGGGCCGTTCGCCTACGGCCCGCTGCACCTGCGCATGCTGGAGGCGTACGCGCCCGCCAGCCTGGTGGTGAACGAGCGGCTGGAGGTGGTGCACCTTTCCGGCGGCGCCGGGCGCTACCTGCACCTGGGCCAGGGCGAGCCCAGCCGCGACCTGGTGGGGCTGGCGCGCGGCGACCTGCGCATGGAGCTGCGCGCCGCGCTGTACCAGGCGTTCGAGAAGGGCGAGGCCACCACCCGCACGGTGGCGGACGGCGACGGCGGGCCCCCGGTGCGCCTGCGCATGCACCCGCCGGTGGGAACCGCCGAGACGGGGCGGTTCGCGCTGGTGGTGCTGGAGGAGGAGCCGCCCGCCGCGCCGCGGCCCGATGGAGACGGCGCCGGCGGCGCGCGGGAGGTGGCGCGGCTCGAGGCGGAGCTGCGCCGGGCGCGCGAGCAGCTGGAGCATGCCAGCGCCGCGCGCGACCGCACGGTGGAAGAGCTGCAGGCGGCCAACGAGGAGCTGCGGTCGATCAACGAGGAGCAGAAGGCGGCCTCCGAGGAGCTGGAGACCAGCCGCGAGGAGATCCAGTCGGTCAACGAAGAGCTCACCACCATCAACCAGGAGCACCAGAACACCATCGAGGAGCTGAAGCGGACCAACGCCGACCTGCAGAATCTGGTGGAGTCCAGCGAGATCGGCACCATCTTCCTGGACCACGAGCTCCGCGTGCGCCGCTTCACCCCGTCGGTGGGCGCGCTCTTCAACTTCGTGGCCACCGACGTGGGCCGCCCCCTGGCCCACATCACCCACGGGCTCGACTACCCCGCGCTGCTGGCCGATGCGCGGAGCGTGCTGGCCTCGGGCGAGCGGGTGGAGCGCGAGGCGGCCAGCGGCGGCGGAGCGTGGTTCATCGTGCGCATCAACCCGTACCGCTCGCCCGAGCGCGGGGTCGACGGCGTGGTCCTCACCTTCTTCGACATCACCGCGCTGAAGGCGGTGGAGGACGAGCTGCGCGAGGCCAAGGCGGTGGCCGAGAAGGCCAACCTGGCCAAGGGCACCTTCCTGGCCACCCTGTCGCACGAGTTCCGCACCCCGCTGAACGGGATGCTGGGCTACGCCGACATCCTGCACCTGGACGGCCCGCTGAACGCCGCGCAGCTGCGCAAGGTCGACCGCATCAAGGCGGGCGGGTGGCACCTGGCGGGGATGATCGACGAGATCCTGGCCTTCGCGCTGCGCGACGAGGGGCGCGACAGCGTGCGGCGCGAGCGGGTGGACGCGCGCGCGGTGGCCCGCGCCGCGCAGGAGCTGGTGGAGCCCGCCGCCCAGGCCAAGGGGCTGGCCTTCGAGGTCGACCTCCCCGCCGGGGCGGTGGGGCTGGAGACCGACGCGGGGAAGCTGCGCCAGGTTCTCGTCAACCTCTGCGGCAACGCGGTGAAGTACACCGAGCGCGGCGAGGTGCGGCTGGCGGTGCGCGAGGAGGGCGGCGAGGTGGTGTTCGAGGTGCGCGACACCGGCATCGGCATCGCCCCCGAGCACCACGCCCGCGTGTTCGACCGCTTCTGGCAGGTGGAGAGCGCCGCGACGCGGGCCTTCGGGGGGATGGGGATCGGGCTGGCGGCGGCCCGCGAGTTCAGCCGGCTGCTGGGGGGCGACGTGGAGGTGGAGAGCGAGCCCGGGGCCGGAAGCACCTTCCGCGTCCGGCTACCCCGTACCCGTGGAGAGGGATGA
- a CDS encoding response regulator, with protein MKMQPRKKRRAEDIETYAQDIVNTVREPLLMLDTTLRVRSANRAFYQTFRVSAEETEDRLIYELGNGQWDIPALRTLLEDVIPTSSVFNDFELEHTFPLIGRRVMLLNGRRLRAGSHAELLVLAMEDVTERRQAEADFQAVETYAQDIVDTVREPLLILDPALRVRSANRAFYQTFHVTPGETEDRLIYELGNGQWDIPALRTLLEDIIPASSVFSDFELEHTFPLIGRRVMLLNARTLQAGSHAELLVLAMEDVTERRHAEGEVGKAREAAEAANRTKSLFLANMSHELRTPLNAILGYSEMLAEEAAEQRLEAFGADLEKIGAAGRHLLALINDILDLSKIEAGKMEMFLETFDVAEMIGEVASTIRPLVEENANALDIDLAPDLGAVYADQMKVRQILFNLLSNAVKFTRDGRITVNGGRERMDGSEWIVVRVADTGIGLSADQLVKLFKDFTQADASTTRKFGGTGLGLALTRRFCQMMGGDVTVHSVADEGSVFTVKLPVVVTQTAPDLPADGGCPAPPGAGAVPASGWAGADGAEAAPGCVLVIDDDPVQRDLMERFLSREGFCVRTACGGEEGLRLARRMHPVAITLDVMMPGMDGWSVLTALKSDAALREIPVIMLTMVDDPERGFTLGAADYATKPVNRQRLSRILRKHTCPDPPCPVLVVEDDPATRAMTRSILEKEGWKVSEAPNGRVALEMMESERPRLILLDLMMPEMDGFEFADRVRRHPEWRSIPIVVVTARDLSFEERRRLSGYVETILQKEGDTREMLLRQVSDRLNDLAAPRAATPDPERGEGRAPRALQPVP; from the coding sequence ATGAAGATGCAGCCGAGAAAGAAGCGGCGGGCGGAAGACATCGAGACCTACGCCCAGGACATCGTGAACACGGTGCGCGAGCCGCTGCTGATGCTGGACACCACGCTGCGCGTGCGGAGCGCCAACCGCGCCTTCTACCAGACCTTCCGGGTCTCGGCCGAGGAGACCGAGGACCGCCTGATCTACGAGCTGGGCAACGGCCAGTGGGACATCCCGGCGCTGCGCACCCTGCTCGAGGACGTGATCCCCACCAGCTCGGTGTTCAACGACTTCGAGCTGGAGCACACCTTTCCGCTCATCGGGCGCCGGGTGATGCTGCTGAACGGCCGCCGGCTGCGCGCGGGGAGCCACGCCGAGCTGCTGGTGCTGGCCATGGAGGACGTGACCGAGCGGCGCCAGGCCGAGGCCGACTTCCAGGCCGTCGAAACCTACGCGCAGGACATCGTCGACACGGTGCGCGAGCCGCTCCTGATCCTGGACCCGGCGCTGCGCGTGCGCTCGGCCAACCGCGCCTTCTACCAGACCTTCCACGTCACGCCCGGCGAAACGGAAGACCGGCTGATCTACGAGCTGGGCAACGGCCAGTGGGACATCCCGGCGCTGCGCACCCTGCTCGAGGACATCATCCCGGCGAGCTCGGTATTCAGCGACTTCGAGCTGGAGCACACCTTTCCGCTCATCGGACGCCGGGTGATGCTGCTGAACGCCCGCACCCTGCAGGCGGGGAGCCACGCCGAGCTGCTGGTGCTGGCCATGGAGGACGTGACCGAGCGGCGCCACGCCGAGGGCGAGGTGGGCAAGGCGCGCGAGGCCGCCGAGGCGGCCAACCGCACCAAGAGCCTGTTCCTGGCCAACATGAGCCACGAGCTGCGCACCCCGCTGAACGCCATCCTGGGGTACTCCGAGATGCTGGCCGAGGAGGCGGCGGAGCAGAGGCTCGAAGCATTCGGGGCCGACCTGGAGAAGATCGGCGCCGCCGGGCGCCACCTGCTGGCGCTGATCAACGACATCCTGGACCTGTCCAAGATCGAGGCCGGGAAGATGGAGATGTTCCTGGAAACCTTCGACGTGGCCGAGATGATCGGCGAGGTGGCGTCCACCATCCGCCCGCTGGTCGAGGAGAACGCCAACGCGCTGGACATCGACCTGGCACCGGACCTGGGCGCCGTTTACGCCGACCAGATGAAGGTGCGCCAGATCCTCTTCAACCTCCTGTCCAACGCCGTGAAGTTCACCCGCGACGGCCGCATCACGGTGAACGGCGGGCGCGAGCGGATGGACGGGAGCGAGTGGATCGTGGTGCGCGTGGCCGACACCGGCATCGGGCTGAGCGCGGACCAGCTGGTGAAGCTGTTCAAGGACTTTACCCAGGCCGACGCCTCCACCACGCGCAAGTTCGGCGGCACCGGGCTGGGGCTGGCGCTCACGCGGCGCTTCTGCCAGATGATGGGCGGCGACGTCACGGTGCACAGCGTGGCGGACGAGGGAAGCGTCTTCACCGTCAAGCTTCCCGTGGTGGTCACCCAGACCGCCCCCGACCTCCCCGCCGACGGCGGCTGCCCCGCGCCCCCCGGCGCCGGCGCCGTCCCCGCTTCCGGCTGGGCGGGCGCCGACGGCGCCGAGGCCGCGCCGGGGTGCGTGCTGGTGATCGACGACGACCCGGTGCAGCGCGACCTGATGGAGCGCTTCCTGAGCCGCGAGGGGTTCTGCGTGCGCACCGCCTGCGGCGGCGAGGAGGGGCTGCGCCTGGCCCGGCGGATGCACCCGGTGGCCATCACCCTGGACGTGATGATGCCGGGGATGGACGGCTGGAGCGTGCTCACCGCGCTGAAGTCCGACGCGGCGCTGCGCGAGATCCCCGTGATCATGCTGACCATGGTCGACGACCCCGAGCGCGGCTTCACCCTGGGCGCCGCCGACTACGCCACCAAGCCGGTGAACCGCCAGCGCCTGTCCAGGATCCTGCGCAAGCACACCTGCCCCGACCCGCCCTGCCCGGTGCTGGTGGTCGAGGACGACCCCGCCACGCGGGCGATGACGCGCTCCATCCTGGAGAAGGAGGGGTGGAAGGTGAGCGAGGCCCCGAACGGGCGCGTGGCCCTGGAGATGATGGAGAGCGAGCGCCCCCGCCTGATCCTGCTGGACCTGATGATGCCGGAGATGGACGGCTTCGAGTTCGCCGACCGGGTGCGCCGCCACCCCGAGTGGCGCTCCATCCCCATCGTGGTGGTCACCGCCCGCGACCTGAGCTTCGAGGAGCGCCGCCGGCTGAGCGGCTACGTGGAAACCATCCTGCAGAAGGAGGGCGACACGCGCGAGATGCTGCTGCGCCAGGTGAGCGACCGGCTGAACGACCTGGCCGCGCCGCGCGCCGCCACCCCCGACCCGGAGAGAGGTGAAGGGCGCGCGCCGCGCGCCCTTCAGCCCGTGCCATGA
- a CDS encoding response regulator has protein sequence MTTILLVEDNDMNRDMLSRRLERKGFSVVLAMDGQSGVEMAASHAPDLVLMDMSLPVLDGWEATRRLKAAPETRHIPVIALTAHAMAGDRERALEAGCDDYDTKPIELPRLLAKIEALLGAAPSAAEAAP, from the coding sequence ATGACGACGATCCTGCTGGTCGAAGACAACGACATGAACCGCGACATGCTCTCGCGCAGGCTGGAGCGCAAGGGCTTCTCCGTCGTCCTGGCGATGGACGGGCAGAGCGGGGTGGAGATGGCCGCCAGCCACGCCCCCGACCTGGTGCTGATGGACATGAGCCTGCCCGTGCTGGACGGGTGGGAAGCCACGCGCCGCCTGAAGGCCGCCCCGGAGACCCGCCACATCCCCGTCATCGCGCTGACCGCGCACGCCATGGCCGGCGACCGCGAGCGGGCGCTGGAGGCGGGGTGCGACGACTACGACACCAAGCCCATCGAGCTTCCCCGCCTGCTGGCCAAGATCGAGGCGCTGCTGGGTGCTGCGCCCTCCGCCGCCGAGGCCGCGCCGTGA